In Haemorhous mexicanus isolate bHaeMex1 chromosome 6, bHaeMex1.pri, whole genome shotgun sequence, a single window of DNA contains:
- the ARF6 gene encoding ADP-ribosylation factor 6: MGKVLSKIFGNKEMRILMLGLDAAGKTTILYKLKLGQSVTTIPTVGFNVETVTYKNVKFNVWDVGGQDKIRPLWRHYYTGTQGLIFVVDCADRDRIDEARQELHRIINDREMRDAIILIFANKQDLPDAMKPHEIQEKLGLTRIRDRNWYVQPSCATTGDGLYEGLTWLTSNYKS; the protein is encoded by the coding sequence ATGGGCAAGGTGCTGTCCAAGATCTTCGGGAACAAGGAGATGCGGATCCTGATGCTGGGGCTGGACGCGGCCGGCAAGACCACGATCCTGTACAAGCTGAAGCTGGGCCAGTCGGTGACCACCATCCCCACCGTGGGCTTCAACGTGGAGACCGTCACCTACAAGAACGTCAAGTTCAACGTGTGGGACGTGGGCGGCCAGGACAAGATCCGGCCCCTGTGGCGGCACTACTACACGGGCACGCAGGGGCTCATCTTCGTGGTGGACTGCGCCGACCGCGACCGCATCGACGAGGCGCGGCAGGAGCTGCACCGCATCATCAACGACCGGGAGATGCGGGACGCCATCATCCTCATCTTCGCCAACAAGCAGGACCTGCCCGACGCCATGAAACCCCACGAGATCCAGGAGAAACTGGGCCTGACCCGGATCAGGGATAGGAATTGGTATGTGCAGCCCTCCTGTGCCACGACGGGGGATGGACTCTACGAAGGGCTGACGTGGTTAACGTCCAATTATAAATCCTAA